A region from the Pirellulaceae bacterium genome encodes:
- a CDS encoding PEP-CTERM sorting domain-containing protein — MKKQTFSVLTPAFLALVFGFGQASVQAGTEIIIDFDDIGNEWLDEIEFYGTSELREEGGVDDSGYLSVTDASNGQKGAIEFPDVLEGGSYDGAVKIQADLRVGGGTERPADGFSFNLVRPDDELLGTGNGYAASQAGEGNLPEEGSMTGLAIGFDEWQSGAADPDATDEDCGDPELYDCVGISIRIDDEVIAQTPFPFLNGEVEDLDSLQTGPDATDPEDLAWAPFLIELSPENNLLIEYKGREVFNEIIDYDRGPGQLFFGGRTGGANSNHHIDNIYISVGAEETVPGDYNGNGLRDAGDLDLNAAVGIAEQDLAYDLNEDGVVNTADRIIWVNDLKNTWMGDADLNGQFDSGDLVTVFSAAKYETGQEASWVQGDWNGDQKFDSGDLVTAFSNAGYEAGEKPGGPNAAVVVPEPSSIALALISLFGLMGVARRRNS, encoded by the coding sequence ATGAAGAAGCAAACCTTTTCCGTATTGACTCCTGCTTTCTTGGCACTTGTGTTTGGTTTTGGCCAAGCGAGTGTGCAAGCCGGCACAGAAATCATCATTGACTTCGATGATATTGGCAACGAATGGCTTGACGAGATCGAATTCTATGGAACGTCCGAGCTTCGCGAAGAAGGTGGTGTAGATGACAGCGGCTACCTGTCAGTCACTGACGCCAGCAACGGGCAAAAGGGGGCGATTGAGTTTCCGGATGTTTTAGAAGGTGGCTCTTATGACGGAGCGGTCAAGATCCAGGCAGACCTCCGCGTCGGTGGCGGCACCGAGAGACCCGCTGACGGGTTCAGCTTCAATCTGGTTCGTCCGGATGATGAGCTCTTAGGTACAGGCAACGGATACGCTGCCAGTCAAGCGGGCGAAGGTAACCTGCCTGAGGAAGGTTCCATGACGGGCCTTGCAATTGGGTTCGACGAATGGCAAAGCGGTGCAGCCGATCCCGATGCAACCGACGAAGACTGTGGTGATCCGGAATTATACGACTGCGTCGGAATCAGCATTCGCATTGATGACGAAGTGATTGCTCAAACACCGTTCCCATTCTTAAACGGTGAAGTCGAAGACTTGGATTCGCTCCAAACAGGTCCTGACGCTACCGATCCTGAAGATCTAGCATGGGCACCGTTCTTGATTGAGTTGTCCCCAGAGAACAACTTGCTGATTGAATACAAGGGACGAGAAGTCTTCAATGAGATCATTGATTACGATCGTGGCCCTGGTCAATTGTTCTTCGGCGGTCGAACAGGTGGCGCGAATTCGAACCATCACATCGACAACATCTACATTTCGGTTGGCGCTGAAGAAACCGTTCCCGGCGACTACAACGGCAACGGCCTCCGCGACGCCGGAGACCTCGATCTGAATGCAGCGGTTGGTATTGCAGAGCAGGATTTAGCATACGACCTAAATGAAGACGGCGTGGTCAATACGGCAGATCGAATCATCTGGGTAAATGACCTAAAAAACACCTGGATGGGTGATGCTGACCTCAATGGCCAATTTGACAGTGGTGACTTGGTCACGGTCTTTTCAGCAGCAAAGTACGAGACAGGCCAAGAAGCGTCATGGGTGCAAGGTGACTGGAACGGTGACCAGAAATTTGATTCGGGTGACTTGGTCACTGCCTTCAGCAATGCGGGTTACGAAGCGGGCGAAAAGCCTGGCGGTCCGAATGCCGCCGTTGTGGTACCTGAGCCCTCCAGCATCGCATTGGCTCTCATCAGCCTCTTTGGTTTGATGGGTGTTGCACGTCGTCGCAACAGCTGA
- a CDS encoding SOS response-associated peptidase, which produces MCGRFSLHSRLNLLLQQFALEAGPELAPRYNIAPTQSTPVVRVATAQSPRQLVALRWGLVPFWAKEVGIGSRMINARAETLASKPSFRNAFKKRRCLVPTDGYFEWKKAGKTKQPFYIRKTDQTPFAMAGLWESWHTGKEDAVESFTIITTQANDAMASIHDRMPVIVAPDNYEMWIDPEFKGQASLEAILQPYEPEDLTVTPVSTIVNSPRNDDPECVREVVR; this is translated from the coding sequence ATGTGTGGTCGATTTAGTTTGCACTCCCGATTAAACCTGCTGCTCCAACAATTCGCGCTCGAAGCTGGGCCGGAACTGGCGCCGCGATACAACATTGCACCGACACAGTCGACACCGGTTGTGCGCGTAGCTACCGCCCAATCGCCACGTCAACTTGTTGCCTTGCGTTGGGGCTTGGTTCCCTTTTGGGCAAAGGAGGTCGGAATCGGGAGCCGAATGATTAATGCGCGTGCCGAGACGCTGGCAAGCAAGCCGTCATTTCGAAACGCGTTCAAAAAAAGACGATGCCTCGTGCCAACGGATGGTTATTTCGAATGGAAGAAAGCGGGAAAAACAAAACAACCATTTTACATTCGCAAGACCGACCAGACTCCATTTGCCATGGCAGGTTTGTGGGAGTCCTGGCACACGGGCAAAGAGGACGCCGTCGAAAGCTTTACGATCATCACCACTCAAGCGAATGACGCCATGGCAAGCATTCATGATCGGATGCCGGTCATCGTTGCGCCCGATAACTATGAGATGTGGATTGATCCGGAGTTTAAAGGCCAAGCATCACTGGAAGCAATCCTACAGCCGTATGAACCCGAGGATCTGACAGTCACCCCCGTCAGCACCATCGTGAACAGCCCTCGCAACGATGATCCGGAATGCGTCCGTGAGGTCGTTCGGTAA
- a CDS encoding Hsp70 family protein encodes MTAAYVIGVDLGTTNSVVAYASLQGAEHPSIEQLEIPQLTAPGTVETKSALPSFIYLPPDHELGSSFDLPWQSDSGMVVGQMARDQSAAVPDRSIGAAKSWLTHSRVDRHDAILPWNAPQEINKTSPVIASQRYLEHLIHAWNGAFPDAPFDQQQVVLTVPASFDASARELTREAAMFAGVPADFVLLEEPQAAVYAWLAEEGENWRQRLQPDDQLLVVDIGGGTTDLSLIGVADQSGELALQRVAVGNHLLVGGDNMDLAIAHHAAEQFKEKGVTLDAWQSVSLWHACRAAKEKLLSADGPATHPIAVLGRGSKLIGGTVSIDLQREAVVHLLTEGFFPPCRIDEHPARERQSGFVQLGLPFEADTRITRHIAQFLTAHGQNDSAVQPTHVLFNGGVFRTDYLRDRFLHVMDEWFTSQNIRQLNREPDLDSAVARGAAYYGWAKQQGGVRIRGGTARSYYIGIETSGLAIPGAPRPLKALCVVPFGMEEGSQLDVPSEEIGLVLGESVQFRFFSSSTRKQDQPGEVLDRWSENELQETDSLETELSATTSGEDDYVPVRFQSRVTELGVFELWCVSSQSDDRWRLEFSVRE; translated from the coding sequence ATGACTGCTGCCTACGTGATTGGTGTCGATCTAGGAACAACAAACAGCGTCGTCGCTTACGCATCGCTGCAAGGTGCTGAGCATCCGTCGATTGAACAGCTGGAGATTCCTCAGTTAACGGCACCCGGTACGGTTGAGACCAAGTCAGCCTTGCCGTCATTCATCTATCTGCCGCCGGACCATGAGTTAGGTAGCTCGTTTGATTTGCCGTGGCAATCGGACAGCGGAATGGTTGTGGGTCAGATGGCGCGTGACCAATCGGCTGCGGTTCCGGATCGTTCGATCGGAGCGGCGAAGAGTTGGTTAACGCACTCCCGCGTTGATCGTCACGATGCGATTTTGCCTTGGAACGCACCGCAGGAAATCAACAAGACATCGCCCGTTATTGCGTCACAACGTTATTTAGAGCACTTGATTCACGCCTGGAATGGCGCCTTTCCGGATGCTCCGTTTGATCAGCAGCAGGTGGTCCTCACTGTGCCTGCGTCCTTTGATGCGAGTGCGAGGGAACTGACGCGAGAAGCGGCGATGTTTGCTGGGGTTCCTGCTGATTTTGTGTTGTTGGAAGAACCGCAAGCTGCCGTCTACGCCTGGTTAGCGGAGGAGGGTGAGAATTGGCGGCAGCGATTGCAGCCCGATGATCAGTTGCTCGTCGTCGACATCGGAGGTGGGACGACTGATTTAAGTTTGATTGGCGTAGCCGACCAGAGCGGGGAATTAGCTCTGCAACGTGTGGCTGTCGGCAACCATCTGTTGGTTGGCGGTGACAACATGGATTTGGCGATTGCTCATCATGCGGCCGAGCAGTTCAAGGAAAAGGGTGTTACGCTTGATGCGTGGCAGTCGGTTTCCCTCTGGCATGCTTGTCGAGCCGCCAAAGAGAAACTGCTGTCGGCAGATGGGCCTGCCACGCACCCGATCGCAGTGCTTGGCCGTGGGAGCAAACTAATTGGTGGTACGGTTTCGATCGATCTTCAGCGTGAGGCGGTGGTCCATTTGCTCACGGAAGGGTTTTTCCCACCGTGTCGAATTGATGAACATCCTGCTCGAGAAAGGCAGAGTGGATTCGTGCAGCTTGGCCTGCCTTTTGAGGCCGACACGCGGATTACGCGTCACATCGCACAGTTTCTGACAGCTCATGGACAGAACGATTCAGCGGTCCAGCCCACCCACGTATTGTTCAATGGGGGCGTGTTTCGTACGGATTACTTACGGGATCGTTTTTTGCATGTCATGGATGAGTGGTTTACGAGTCAGAACATTCGGCAACTGAATCGTGAGCCGGATTTGGACTCCGCTGTGGCCCGCGGGGCTGCCTACTACGGGTGGGCCAAGCAACAGGGCGGCGTACGGATTCGAGGTGGGACAGCTCGTTCCTATTACATCGGTATCGAGACTTCGGGGCTGGCCATTCCAGGGGCACCTCGTCCTCTGAAGGCGTTGTGCGTTGTGCCCTTTGGTATGGAGGAAGGCTCACAGCTGGACGTGCCGTCGGAAGAAATTGGTTTGGTGTTGGGCGAATCGGTGCAATTTCGATTCTTTAGTTCATCAACGCGAAAACAGGATCAGCCGGGCGAGGTGCTGGATCGTTGGTCGGAAAACGAATTGCAGGAAACGGATTCTTTGGAGACCGAACTCTCGGCGACCACGAGTGGTGAAGACGATTACGTGCCGGTGCGATTTCAATCGCGCGTCACCGAGTTGGGTGTTTTTGAATTGTGGTGCGTGAGTAGCCAGAGTGACGATCGTTGGAGACTGGAATTCAGCGTTCGAGAGTAG
- a CDS encoding DUF2760 domain-containing protein, producing MARLSLAFRLFFAGLFGKLDVADGQRLLAGSSDPVAEPATLSESVPKPAPAALRSEALTLLATLQREARFVDLVLEPLGEFTDEQIGAAARGVLSECATTLNRMFQLQPLVDAEQNVEIETPAEFDVACYRLSGNVTGDPPFRGRLVHHGWLANRCELPKWSGGDEASKVVAPAELEL from the coding sequence ATGGCACGCTTGAGTCTTGCGTTTCGATTATTTTTTGCTGGTCTGTTCGGCAAGCTTGACGTCGCTGACGGTCAGCGATTGTTGGCCGGCTCGTCCGATCCTGTAGCCGAGCCGGCAACTCTGTCCGAGTCGGTACCTAAGCCGGCGCCAGCGGCGTTGCGAAGTGAGGCGTTGACTCTGCTCGCAACGCTTCAGCGAGAGGCTCGTTTCGTCGATTTAGTGCTAGAGCCTTTGGGCGAATTCACCGATGAACAAATTGGTGCGGCTGCTCGTGGTGTGCTTTCGGAATGTGCAACAACCTTGAATCGCATGTTTCAATTGCAGCCCTTGGTGGACGCAGAACAGAATGTGGAAATCGAGACACCGGCCGAATTTGATGTGGCTTGTTATCGGTTGAGCGGAAATGTGACGGGTGATCCACCCTTTCGGGGGCGATTGGTTCACCATGGCTGGTTGGCGAATCGATGTGAGCTACCGAAATGGTCGGGCGGAGATGAGGCGTCTAAAGTTGTTGCGCCGGCTGAGCTTGAACTGTAG
- a CDS encoding Lpg1974 family pore-forming outer membrane protein: MRETHLGLAAIVCISLLSTAYGQTTTTTRTSNGGYFVQFGKEGATPIRPNLIPAPAAPTPIASTPAAPIPVPNGRLPAEPVRIDRAPKAEGMAWNATQPKRPLLAMPPLPASIESSPETAVQPSAPTPLELSPPVITAAEPTLAEPTPAEPTPAEPTPAEPTPAEPTPAEPTPAEPTPAEPTPAEPTPAEPTPEERQLAPAALPSAISATDASAPSKAAHDATRSPGDEVRLAKQQPISKATIEQPLPSRLPNKPDKIDQDHNETDNPLETPIQAPATYSVSSLIHGCKDCDVGCEPLCCGSTWEHSTTVWAAALYMRPRNADVPFAVPIDGPIGSILANPIQTGAVALLDPDYEVGYTVGFDLALNALTSISLEYLSLDSSTANQVSTSAPNVLRSLVSHPSSTSAAADFLSAEATLGIDLQTLDLSLRHLFVGGDVFAVNYFAGVRYARLEQNFHSTFFDNGTETVDSQVDFDGAGLRLGLETERRACNHCIHLYGRTAASFLAGRFQTNYFQGQTFDPTVVSTSWEAGRIVPILDLEVGGGWSSKCGRFKLSAGYVFSAWFNTIKTDDFIQAVQQNDFHSLSNTLTFDGIVARAEYCF; the protein is encoded by the coding sequence ATGCGTGAAACCCACCTGGGCCTTGCGGCGATTGTTTGTATCAGCCTGTTGAGCACCGCTTACGGCCAAACGACCACGACCACTCGCACTTCCAACGGTGGATATTTCGTGCAATTCGGGAAGGAGGGAGCGACCCCAATTCGCCCAAATCTCATTCCCGCACCGGCTGCGCCCACGCCCATTGCGTCCACGCCTGCCGCACCCATCCCCGTTCCAAACGGCAGATTACCTGCCGAGCCAGTGAGAATCGATCGAGCACCGAAAGCAGAAGGGATGGCGTGGAATGCGACCCAGCCCAAACGGCCTCTTCTGGCAATGCCTCCACTGCCAGCTTCGATCGAGTCTAGCCCCGAGACTGCTGTCCAACCATCGGCACCCACGCCTTTGGAACTGAGTCCGCCTGTGATTACTGCTGCCGAGCCAACGCTTGCCGAGCCAACGCCTGCTGAGCCAACGCCTGCTGAGCCAACGCCTGCCGAGCCAACGCCTGCTGAGCCAACGCCTGCCGAGCCAACGCCTGCTGAGCCAACGCCTGCTGAGCCAACGCCTGCCGAGCCAACGCCTGCCGAGCCAACGCCTGAAGAACGGCAGCTGGCACCCGCAGCATTGCCATCAGCCATATCTGCAACCGATGCCAGCGCTCCCTCGAAGGCGGCACACGATGCAACCCGATCGCCAGGAGACGAAGTACGTTTAGCAAAACAACAGCCCATTTCGAAGGCGACGATTGAACAACCGTTGCCTTCCCGCTTGCCGAATAAGCCTGATAAGATTGATCAAGACCACAACGAAACCGACAACCCACTGGAGACTCCGATACAAGCGCCGGCTACGTATTCAGTGTCCTCGCTGATCCATGGCTGCAAAGATTGCGACGTTGGATGTGAGCCTCTTTGTTGCGGGTCAACTTGGGAGCATTCCACCACGGTTTGGGCCGCGGCTCTTTACATGCGACCACGAAACGCCGACGTACCATTTGCCGTACCCATCGATGGACCGATTGGCTCAATCCTCGCCAATCCAATCCAGACTGGCGCCGTCGCGTTGCTCGACCCGGATTACGAAGTGGGCTATACCGTGGGTTTTGATTTAGCACTCAATGCACTGACGAGTATTTCGCTCGAATATCTGTCGTTGGATAGTTCGACGGCAAATCAAGTTAGCACCTCAGCGCCGAATGTGCTGAGATCCCTGGTATCGCACCCTTCGAGTACGAGTGCGGCCGCGGACTTCCTCAGTGCGGAAGCTACTCTCGGAATCGATTTACAAACGTTGGACCTGAGCCTGCGCCATCTGTTTGTTGGGGGTGATGTATTTGCAGTCAACTATTTCGCGGGCGTTCGATACGCTCGTTTAGAACAGAACTTTCATTCCACGTTCTTTGACAACGGCACGGAAACGGTTGATTCGCAGGTTGATTTTGATGGTGCCGGGTTACGATTAGGCTTGGAGACCGAGCGGCGAGCTTGTAATCATTGCATCCACTTGTACGGTCGCACCGCCGCTAGTTTTTTGGCGGGACGTTTTCAGACGAATTATTTCCAAGGCCAGACCTTCGATCCCACGGTGGTCAGCACAAGCTGGGAGGCCGGGAGAATCGTCCCCATCCTTGATCTTGAAGTCGGCGGTGGCTGGTCGAGCAAATGTGGTCGTTTCAAGCTATCCGCAGGTTACGTCTTCAGTGCTTGGTTCAACACGATCAAGACGGACGATTTCATTCAAGCAGTTCAGCAGAATGACTTCCATAGCTTGAGTAACACGCTCACTTTTGACGGGATCGTAGCGCGTGCAGAGTACTGCTTCTAG
- a CDS encoding metallophosphoesterase translates to MDYLLAFLALIGHCAISIFLINRAHATSLPYWLIKVIDGCWYFAVGGAPLLVAIYLWAGFPGWMERHLIIQYAIFSYVAVCWFSALAVVPVWLRYSTDSGTTHRLVSNHTQHIDVIRRCGRRPVGSISTNLLSKIPTNQVFNLSVTEKVLELPRLDPQLDGLTIAHLSDLHFTGRITREFFEIVVEQANQMDADLVAITGDIIDNPLCRPWLDEILGQLSGRHGVFFILGNHDLRIHDEPGLRAQLTRLGFHDLGGRWQPVTINRKPIVLAGNELPWFVPAADMQSCPVNPRQGRPFRIALSHSPDQINWCQNYDFDLMLAGHTHGGQIRLPVVGPIFAPSRYGVKYSAGTFFEDPTLMHVSRGLSGTRPLRFNCTPEITKLILRS, encoded by the coding sequence ATGGATTATTTGCTGGCGTTCTTAGCATTGATTGGCCATTGTGCCATCAGTATCTTTCTGATCAACCGAGCCCATGCAACCTCTTTGCCTTATTGGTTGATCAAGGTGATTGATGGATGCTGGTATTTCGCTGTGGGTGGAGCCCCACTGCTCGTTGCCATCTATTTGTGGGCGGGTTTCCCTGGGTGGATGGAGCGGCACCTGATTATTCAGTATGCCATCTTTAGTTATGTTGCCGTTTGTTGGTTCAGTGCTCTTGCTGTGGTTCCCGTCTGGTTGCGTTATTCTACCGATTCTGGAACCACTCATCGGTTGGTTTCGAATCACACGCAGCACATCGACGTGATTCGTCGTTGTGGTCGTCGTCCGGTCGGATCGATATCGACAAATCTGCTTTCCAAGATTCCAACCAATCAAGTATTCAATCTGTCAGTAACGGAAAAAGTTTTAGAGCTTCCCAGGCTTGATCCACAGTTGGATGGATTGACGATCGCCCATTTGTCAGACCTTCATTTTACCGGGCGGATCACGCGAGAGTTCTTTGAGATTGTTGTCGAACAGGCGAACCAAATGGATGCGGATCTGGTGGCCATTACGGGCGACATTATTGATAATCCCTTATGCCGCCCTTGGCTTGATGAAATTCTCGGGCAACTGAGTGGCCGACATGGGGTCTTTTTTATCTTGGGAAATCACGATCTGAGAATTCATGATGAGCCAGGGTTACGTGCCCAATTGACTCGATTGGGCTTTCATGACCTGGGAGGGCGTTGGCAGCCGGTAACCATCAATCGAAAACCGATCGTACTCGCCGGCAATGAGCTGCCTTGGTTTGTCCCCGCCGCCGATATGCAAAGCTGCCCCGTCAATCCGCGGCAAGGCCGACCTTTTCGAATTGCTCTGTCCCACAGCCCCGATCAGATTAACTGGTGTCAGAACTATGACTTCGATTTGATGTTGGCAGGCCACACGCACGGTGGCCAGATCCGCTTGCCGGTGGTCGGTCCAATCTTCGCGCCGAGCCGTTACGGCGTGAAGTACTCCGCCGGGACGTTCTTTGAAGATCCGACGTTGATGCACGTCAGTCGGGGCTTGTCAGGAACTCGGCCCTTGCGCTTCAATTGTACGCCGGAGATTACCAAGTTGATCTTGCGCTCATGA
- a CDS encoding response regulator — protein MSNKPKILYIGDLSSAEDEVVRQLQGCYQVDVIDNPVRARSTLEDGVVGIYISSQNAAKGLELARLLNNERILEGMPDGVALLCSDNSIRWANDCLKQWIDREDLIGEDFYRVFGNPEILGPDFCPFHTALATEEASSSTLRCVDNRYYHVHCVPFQDGSDSPDNLIVTIRDVTFETLQQQKMAAIHKAGIALADLTAEEVFQMQVEDRIDLLKSNIIHYTKDLLSFDVVEIRLLAQETGELVPILSAGIDSAAAKRKLYARPTAQGVTGFVAATGKSYLCEDTAEDPLYIEGCVGAKSSLTVPLIQHDEIIGTFNVESPEPRAFTENDLQFLEIFSRDVANALNTLELLVAQQANTAQASVEAIHREVALPVDEILNDAVNVMETYIGHDSTVVDRLQRILKNARDIKQLIHKVGQEMAPAEAVPACAQIESRPGLQLRRVLVVDDDGTVRSAAHNLLDRFGCVVETAHNGEEAISMFRNVGTDIGYDVVISDIKLADMSGYDLLIKLKEQVESVPMILMTGFGYDPGHTIVKARQLGLPANAILYKPFRLDQLLETVEAMIATRKVPQA, from the coding sequence TTGTCGAACAAGCCTAAAATCCTGTACATCGGCGATCTGTCTTCTGCGGAAGATGAAGTCGTCCGTCAACTTCAAGGCTGTTATCAGGTTGATGTGATCGACAACCCGGTTCGCGCACGGTCAACGTTGGAAGACGGAGTCGTGGGCATTTACATTTCGTCGCAGAATGCGGCCAAAGGTCTTGAGCTGGCACGGCTGCTCAATAATGAGCGGATCTTGGAGGGCATGCCAGATGGTGTGGCTCTGCTCTGTAGTGACAATTCGATTCGCTGGGCAAACGACTGCCTGAAGCAGTGGATTGATCGCGAAGACCTCATCGGGGAAGACTTCTATCGGGTATTCGGAAACCCCGAGATTTTGGGGCCTGACTTTTGCCCCTTCCACACGGCCTTGGCGACGGAGGAAGCGAGCAGTTCAACGCTGCGCTGTGTCGACAATCGCTACTATCATGTGCACTGTGTGCCTTTCCAGGACGGCAGCGATTCGCCGGACAATTTGATCGTCACCATTCGTGACGTAACGTTCGAGACGTTGCAGCAGCAAAAGATGGCGGCAATTCACAAGGCTGGAATTGCCCTCGCCGATCTAACGGCAGAGGAAGTTTTCCAGATGCAAGTGGAGGATAGGATCGACTTGTTGAAGTCGAACATCATCCACTACACGAAGGATTTGCTCAGCTTTGACGTGGTCGAGATTCGTTTATTAGCGCAAGAAACGGGCGAGTTAGTTCCTATTCTTTCGGCCGGTATTGATTCCGCAGCGGCGAAGCGAAAACTGTACGCACGCCCCACAGCGCAGGGTGTAACGGGATTTGTGGCGGCCACTGGAAAGAGTTATCTGTGCGAAGACACGGCAGAAGATCCACTCTACATCGAAGGGTGTGTTGGTGCGAAGAGTTCTCTGACGGTGCCCTTGATTCAGCACGATGAAATCATTGGAACCTTTAACGTCGAAAGTCCAGAGCCACGTGCGTTTACTGAAAACGATCTTCAGTTCCTCGAGATTTTTTCACGTGACGTGGCAAACGCGCTGAACACGCTGGAATTGTTGGTAGCACAACAGGCGAATACCGCCCAAGCAAGCGTTGAGGCGATTCACCGTGAAGTTGCTTTGCCCGTCGATGAAATCTTGAATGACGCTGTGAATGTCATGGAGACCTATATTGGCCATGACTCGACGGTGGTAGATCGATTGCAGCGAATCCTGAAAAACGCGCGTGACATCAAGCAATTGATCCACAAGGTTGGACAGGAAATGGCTCCAGCTGAGGCGGTTCCCGCTTGTGCTCAGATTGAATCGCGGCCCGGATTGCAGCTCCGCCGTGTTCTCGTGGTCGATGACGACGGTACGGTTCGTAGCGCGGCTCACAACCTCTTGGATCGTTTTGGATGTGTGGTGGAAACGGCACACAACGGCGAAGAGGCCATCAGTATGTTTCGAAACGTCGGTACGGACATAGGTTACGACGTTGTTATCTCCGATATCAAGCTGGCCGATATGAGCGGCTACGATTTGTTGATTAAATTGAAGGAGCAGGTCGAAAGTGTACCGATGATCTTGATGACCGGCTTTGGTTACGATCCGGGACACACCATCGTCAAGGCGAGGCAGTTGGGGCTGCCAGCGAATGCAATTCTATACAAGCCCTTCCGGCTTGATCAGTTGCTCGAAACGGTGGAGGCGATGATCGCCACCCGAAAGGTGCCGCAGGCGTAA
- a CDS encoding S1 RNA-binding domain-containing protein: protein MTEDQKSAAESASNETTNQASTDEGEPKPVSIKIGSQREAGPTTKSVESPLTKPVAPPQPPAEVPKADADGNVSEETQNRSGDAAAASDSTTFQDDVDTERNARSTRARRLSTELVDEINDALGGLSLDQLMGESSSDSSNTQQLELDQRCRGTVIKIDRDSAFFNLGVQNEGIVSLRQFGDQRPEIGMQMDVVPTKFLREESLYELVVPGASVAVQDWSDLAEGVVVEARITGHNKGGLECEVNRIRGFIPISQISLYRVEDLEPYVGQSLQCVVNEANPDRRNLVLSHRAILEREKEEAREQLLEALEVGQIREGVVRRIQDFGAFVDIGGVDGLVHISQLSWDRINHPSEVVEEGQNIRVRVEKIDPATGKIGLSYRELLEHPWQDVDEKYPVGAIVDGTVSKIMQFGAFVRIASGIEGLVHISELAHHRVQRVSSVVQEGNPVQVKVLSVDPEAQKISLSIKAVTGAAAEVASAEDGADSDEVEATPVKRRICDEQLKGGLKRDSGGEQFGLKW, encoded by the coding sequence ATGACCGAAGATCAAAAATCTGCTGCTGAATCAGCGTCGAATGAAACGACTAATCAGGCTTCGACCGATGAAGGTGAACCGAAACCGGTTTCGATCAAAATCGGCTCGCAGCGCGAAGCGGGACCCACGACGAAGTCAGTCGAGAGTCCGCTAACCAAGCCAGTTGCTCCTCCACAGCCGCCTGCCGAGGTTCCGAAGGCGGATGCCGATGGAAACGTTTCAGAAGAGACGCAAAACCGTTCAGGCGATGCAGCCGCTGCCAGCGATTCAACCACTTTCCAAGATGATGTTGATACGGAACGAAATGCGCGTTCGACGCGAGCTCGTCGACTCTCTACCGAACTCGTTGACGAAATCAACGATGCCCTGGGCGGTCTATCGCTTGATCAATTAATGGGCGAGTCCTCGTCGGATAGCTCGAACACTCAGCAACTTGAACTCGATCAACGTTGTCGGGGCACAGTGATCAAAATCGATCGAGATTCGGCTTTCTTCAATTTGGGTGTGCAAAACGAAGGAATTGTCTCGCTGAGACAATTTGGTGACCAGCGGCCAGAAATTGGGATGCAGATGGACGTGGTTCCGACCAAATTTCTGCGCGAAGAGAGTCTCTATGAATTAGTTGTACCCGGTGCTTCCGTGGCAGTTCAGGACTGGTCCGATCTGGCCGAGGGTGTTGTGGTTGAGGCCAGGATTACTGGACACAACAAGGGCGGCCTCGAATGTGAAGTCAATCGAATCCGAGGCTTTATCCCGATTAGCCAAATTTCACTGTATCGCGTCGAAGATCTCGAGCCCTACGTTGGACAGTCGCTGCAATGTGTTGTCAATGAAGCGAATCCCGATCGGAGGAACCTGGTGCTGAGCCATCGGGCTATTCTAGAACGCGAAAAAGAAGAAGCTCGTGAGCAGTTGCTGGAAGCTTTGGAAGTAGGGCAGATTCGGGAAGGCGTGGTACGGAGGATCCAAGACTTTGGCGCCTTCGTGGACATCGGTGGCGTCGATGGTCTTGTGCATATCAGTCAACTCAGTTGGGATCGGATTAATCATCCCAGTGAGGTGGTGGAGGAGGGGCAAAACATCCGTGTGCGGGTTGAAAAGATAGATCCCGCCACCGGTAAAATCGGTCTCTCTTACCGGGAGCTGTTGGAACATCCCTGGCAAGACGTCGATGAAAAGTATCCGGTGGGCGCGATTGTTGACGGTACGGTCTCGAAAATCATGCAATTCGGCGCGTTTGTTCGCATCGCCTCGGGCATCGAAGGTCTCGTTCACATTTCCGAGTTGGCCCATCATCGTGTCCAACGCGTCAGTTCAGTTGTCCAAGAGGGCAATCCAGTACAAGTCAAAGTTCTCTCCGTTGATCCGGAGGCTCAGAAAATAAGTTTGTCGATCAAGGCCGTCACCGGGGCTGCTGCCGAAGTGGCTTCCGCTGAAGATGGGGCCGATTCGGATGAAGTTGAAGCGACCCCGGTCAAACGAAGAATCTGTGACGAGCAGCTAAAAGGTGGTCTGAAACGCGACTCGGGTGGCGAACAATTCGGATTGAAATGGTAG